One genomic region from Drosophila subpulchrella strain 33 F10 #4 breed RU33 chromosome 2R, RU_Dsub_v1.1 Primary Assembly, whole genome shotgun sequence encodes:
- the LOC119549944 gene encoding metchnikowin, whose protein sequence is MQLNLGAIFLALLGVMATMAPSVLSEPHRHQGPIFDTRPSPFNPNQPRPRPGVY, encoded by the coding sequence ATGCAACTCAATCTTGGAGCGATTTTTCTGGCCCTGCTGGGAGTGATGGCCACTATGGCTCCGTCGGTGCTGTCAGAACCCCATCGGCACCAGGGACCCATTTTCGATACGAGGCCGTCGCCCTTCAATCCCAACCAACCTAGACCTAGACCTGGAGTTTACTAA